A region from the Arthrobacter gengyunqii genome encodes:
- a CDS encoding transporter substrate-binding domain-containing protein: MLNNARRTALAAVALSALALTACGGDDSSADGAADSGLGLVSEGTLKVCSEIPYVPFEYVEDGEYTGFDIDLIREIAAGMGLETEIQQSAFEAIQGGTAVSAGMCDLSASAVTITPERSENLLFSDPYYDSLQTLMVPEGSDITGIDDLAGKRVGVQQSTTGAAYAQENVEGAEILEYPGDGELFQAIQAGSIDAILQDIAVNTNHTKDGGFDIVEEYQTDESYGFATKKENTALIEEVNAQLADLRENGKYTEIYDKYFAE; this comes from the coding sequence ATGCTGAACAACGCACGCAGAACCGCCCTCGCCGCAGTGGCCCTAAGCGCCTTGGCACTGACCGCCTGCGGCGGTGACGATTCATCCGCCGACGGTGCCGCTGATTCGGGACTCGGCCTGGTTTCGGAAGGAACCCTGAAGGTCTGCTCCGAAATCCCCTACGTACCGTTCGAATATGTCGAGGACGGAGAATATACCGGCTTTGATATTGATTTGATCCGGGAAATCGCCGCCGGCATGGGTTTGGAAACAGAGATTCAGCAGTCGGCCTTTGAAGCGATTCAGGGCGGTACGGCCGTCAGTGCGGGAATGTGCGACCTCAGCGCCAGCGCAGTCACCATTACGCCTGAACGTTCGGAGAATCTGCTCTTCAGTGATCCGTACTATGACTCGCTGCAGACGCTCATGGTTCCCGAAGGTTCGGACATTACGGGCATCGACGATCTGGCCGGCAAGCGCGTAGGCGTGCAGCAGTCCACCACCGGTGCCGCTTATGCGCAGGAAAACGTCGAGGGCGCCGAGATCCTTGAGTATCCCGGCGACGGCGAACTGTTTCAGGCCATTCAGGCCGGGAGCATCGACGCCATCCTCCAGGACATCGCCGTGAACACGAACCACACCAAGGACGGCGGTTTTGACATCGTCGAGGAATACCAGACTGACGAGTCCTACGGCTTCGCCACCAAAAAGGAAAACACTGCCCTGATCGAAGAGGTCAACGCCCAGTTGGCCGACCTCCGGGAGAACGGCAAATACACCGAAATTTACGACAAGTACTTTGCCGAATAA
- a CDS encoding amino acid ABC transporter permease encodes MKPSTRRRLFRGVLYVVFILAVLAIVLLADWKAIGVNFFDVEVAKKAFPTIITVAVKNTIIYTAIAFAGGLALGLILALMKLSPVAPYRWAATAYIELFRGLPALLVIFAFAFAVPIAFSWQWPGGNAGGGLIALIVVSAAYIAETIRAGIQAVPQGQIEAARSLGMGPAWTMVSVTLPQAFRIITPPLTNELVILIKDTSLLFIAGMALADRELTTFARDAVSQNANSTPLVLAALMYLIITLPLTQLVAKLERHNQRGR; translated from the coding sequence TTGAAACCCTCCACCCGCAGACGCCTCTTCCGGGGCGTCCTGTACGTCGTCTTCATCCTGGCCGTTTTGGCCATAGTCCTGCTTGCGGACTGGAAAGCTATCGGGGTGAACTTCTTTGACGTCGAAGTGGCCAAGAAGGCTTTCCCGACGATCATCACCGTGGCCGTCAAGAACACCATTATCTACACCGCCATCGCCTTTGCCGGCGGCCTGGCACTGGGCCTGATCCTGGCCCTGATGAAGCTCTCCCCCGTGGCACCCTACCGCTGGGCCGCGACGGCCTACATTGAACTGTTCCGCGGGCTCCCGGCTCTGCTGGTCATCTTCGCGTTTGCCTTCGCCGTGCCGATCGCTTTCTCCTGGCAGTGGCCCGGAGGAAATGCCGGAGGCGGCCTCATTGCCCTGATCGTGGTCTCGGCCGCGTATATTGCCGAGACCATCCGCGCGGGCATACAGGCGGTTCCGCAGGGCCAGATCGAAGCGGCCCGTTCCCTGGGCATGGGCCCGGCCTGGACCATGGTGTCCGTGACCCTGCCGCAGGCGTTCCGCATCATCACCCCGCCGCTGACCAACGAACTCGTCATCCTGATCAAGGACACCTCGCTGCTGTTCATTGCCGGAATGGCGCTGGCGGACCGGGAACTGACAACGTTCGCCCGCGACGCAGTGTCCCAAAACGCCAATTCCACTCCGCTGGTGCTGGCTGCCCTGATGTACCTCATCATCACGCTGCCGCTGACGCAGCTGGTAGCCAAGCTTGAGCGCCATAACCAGAGAGGCCGGTGA
- the menD gene encoding 2-succinyl-5-enolpyruvyl-6-hydroxy-3-cyclohexene-1-carboxylic-acid synthase, producing the protein MTGTSKSPSPSPSDGSSEPTAANNLSSLQAARSAVSALTAAGVTDVVVAPGSRSAPLAYALAEAEVQGRVRVHVRIDERVAGFTALGLARGGHRPAAVVTTSGTAVGELVPAVMEAHHAGVPLVVLSADRPAELHGTGANQTTVQPGIFAQFPASTADIGAGEDPAGAIAAAFDKVGAADTPAGPIHINLQFRDPLVPQDSDTVEAAGINDDDGEDAELPARLAGPAATGREATGLARSGTHRTVVVAGDGAGEIAALFARRAGLPLLAEPSSNARFGPNAIGAYRLLLEELGPEIERVVVFGRPTLSRPVAALLARSDVDRAIYVPRPVNWFTPGRRPETVITDLAGLFDFAGAGEPGWLQRWQDASSAAMAAVSSLLGEDDELTGLHVADLVWDHADGNLVLGSSNAIRDMDLVAAPDWHPLDVYANRGLAGIDGTISTASGIALANGIPTRLLLGDLTFLHDAGALLLGTGEPEPDLQIVVLNDSGGGIFTLLEHGALGEREEYAAVVERFFGTPHTANIAALAAGYGVPHQLIRTADELDAALDNPVSGRSVIEVQVHRSSLRNLHARVKNAVQAVLA; encoded by the coding sequence GTGACCGGAACCTCGAAATCCCCCAGCCCGTCTCCCTCTGACGGCTCGTCTGAGCCCACAGCAGCAAACAACCTCAGCTCGCTGCAGGCGGCCCGCTCCGCCGTCTCCGCGCTGACCGCGGCGGGGGTGACGGACGTCGTCGTCGCCCCCGGCTCCCGCAGCGCTCCGCTGGCCTATGCACTGGCCGAGGCCGAAGTGCAGGGGCGGGTGCGGGTGCACGTGCGGATCGATGAGCGGGTTGCCGGGTTCACGGCCCTGGGCCTGGCCCGCGGCGGACACCGCCCGGCGGCCGTCGTCACCACCTCCGGAACGGCGGTGGGCGAGCTGGTTCCCGCCGTAATGGAAGCGCACCACGCGGGCGTGCCGCTGGTGGTGCTGTCCGCCGACCGCCCCGCGGAACTGCACGGCACCGGTGCCAACCAGACCACCGTCCAGCCCGGCATCTTCGCTCAGTTCCCTGCTTCCACCGCCGACATCGGTGCAGGCGAAGATCCTGCCGGGGCCATAGCCGCCGCCTTTGACAAGGTGGGAGCAGCGGACACTCCGGCCGGACCGATCCACATCAACCTGCAGTTCCGTGACCCGCTGGTCCCGCAGGATTCCGACACCGTGGAAGCAGCCGGAATCAATGACGACGACGGCGAGGATGCCGAGCTGCCTGCCCGCCTCGCCGGACCGGCAGCCACCGGGCGGGAAGCGACAGGCCTTGCGCGCTCCGGCACGCACCGCACCGTCGTGGTTGCCGGTGACGGTGCCGGGGAGATCGCCGCCCTGTTCGCCCGGCGTGCAGGGCTGCCGCTGCTGGCCGAACCGTCCTCGAACGCCCGCTTCGGACCCAACGCGATTGGTGCGTACCGGCTGCTGCTCGAAGAACTCGGCCCCGAGATCGAACGGGTGGTGGTCTTCGGCAGGCCCACGCTCTCGCGTCCCGTGGCCGCGCTGTTGGCCCGCAGCGACGTGGACAGGGCGATCTACGTGCCGCGGCCGGTCAACTGGTTCACACCGGGCCGCCGCCCGGAAACCGTCATCACGGATCTGGCCGGGCTCTTCGACTTTGCCGGAGCGGGTGAACCTGGCTGGCTGCAGCGCTGGCAGGACGCCTCCAGTGCGGCGATGGCCGCAGTGTCTTCCCTGCTCGGGGAGGACGACGAACTGACGGGGCTTCACGTCGCGGACCTGGTCTGGGACCACGCGGACGGGAACCTGGTGCTCGGCTCGTCCAACGCCATACGAGACATGGACCTGGTGGCAGCTCCGGACTGGCATCCGCTGGATGTGTACGCCAACCGCGGGCTGGCCGGGATTGACGGCACCATCTCCACCGCCTCAGGCATCGCACTGGCCAACGGCATTCCCACGCGGCTCCTGCTGGGCGACCTGACCTTCCTGCACGATGCCGGCGCCCTCCTGCTGGGAACCGGCGAACCGGAGCCGGACCTGCAGATTGTGGTGCTCAACGATTCCGGCGGCGGCATCTTCACGCTGCTGGAGCACGGGGCGCTGGGGGAGCGCGAGGAGTATGCCGCCGTGGTCGAACGCTTTTTCGGCACCCCGCACACCGCCAATATCGCAGCCCTGGCGGCCGGCTACGGGGTTCCGCACCAGCTGATCCGCACTGCCGACGAGCTCGATGCCGCACTGGACAACCCGGTGTCCGGCCGCTCCGTCATCGAGGTTCAGGTGCACCGCTCATCGTTGCGGAATCTGCATGCCCGGGTGAAGAACGCGGTGCAGGCGGTGCTCGCCTAG
- a CDS encoding amino acid ABC transporter ATP-binding protein, which yields MSTAASSSPAAASKAVPAIQVRNLHKSFGSKEVLKGIDFHVDQGEVVCVIGPSGSGKSTLLRCVNRLEEPTSGTILVEGVDITDPETDLDKVRTRIGIVFQQFNLFPHLNVLKNLTLAQRRAKKRGKVQAEEIARANLAKVGLADRGDAFPAQLSGGQQQRVAIARALSMDPDMMLFDEPTSALDPELVGDVLTVMRKLAEEGMTMMVVTHEIGFAREVGDRVVFMDGGVVVEQGRPADVLDNPQHPRTREFLSKVL from the coding sequence ATGAGTACAGCAGCATCCAGCTCCCCCGCCGCCGCCAGCAAAGCGGTTCCCGCCATCCAGGTTCGGAACCTGCACAAGAGCTTCGGTTCCAAAGAGGTGCTCAAGGGCATCGACTTCCATGTGGACCAGGGCGAGGTGGTGTGCGTGATCGGCCCGTCCGGTTCCGGCAAATCCACCCTGCTGCGCTGCGTCAACCGTCTGGAGGAGCCCACCAGCGGCACCATCCTGGTGGAAGGCGTGGACATCACCGATCCGGAAACGGATCTGGACAAGGTCCGCACCCGGATCGGTATCGTCTTCCAGCAGTTCAACCTCTTCCCGCACCTGAACGTGTTGAAGAACCTCACCCTGGCCCAGCGCCGCGCCAAGAAGCGCGGCAAAGTCCAGGCTGAGGAAATCGCCAGGGCGAACCTGGCCAAGGTTGGCCTGGCCGACCGCGGGGACGCGTTCCCCGCCCAGCTTTCCGGCGGACAGCAGCAGCGGGTGGCCATCGCCCGGGCGTTGTCCATGGATCCGGACATGATGCTCTTTGACGAGCCCACCTCAGCCCTGGACCCCGAGCTGGTCGGAGACGTGCTCACGGTCATGCGGAAGCTGGCCGAAGAAGGCATGACCATGATGGTGGTGACCCACGAGATCGGTTTTGCCCGCGAGGTTGGTGACCGCGTGGTGTTCATGGACGGCGGCGTCGTCGTCGAGCAGGGACGCCCGGCCGATGTGCTGGACAACCCGCAGCACCCCCGCACCCGCGAGTTCCTGTCCAAGGTGCTCTAG
- a CDS encoding basic amino acid ABC transporter substrate-binding protein, which translates to MLHKTRTALAAILAVGALTTTACSGGSGSAETESGIPIVNDGALTVCSNVPFEPFEFVGEDGEYTGFDMDLSREIAAGMGLELEVQNASFDGLQSGTVLAANQCDVIAAAMTITPEREANLAFSDPYYDSLQSLLVPADSPAKSLEDMSGKRIGIQQGTTGETYARDNAPSDTEVIAYQTDADLFQALQAGNIDGVFQDLPVNLKHADDKNFSLAGTYSTGESYGLAAKKDGSEKLITEINAQLAEMHSNGKYQEIYDKYFTE; encoded by the coding sequence ATGCTGCACAAAACACGCACCGCCCTGGCCGCCATCCTGGCCGTCGGCGCCCTGACCACTACTGCCTGCAGCGGCGGCAGCGGTTCTGCGGAAACGGAATCCGGGATTCCGATAGTGAACGACGGCGCACTGACGGTTTGCTCCAACGTTCCGTTTGAGCCCTTCGAATTTGTAGGCGAGGACGGCGAGTACACCGGCTTCGACATGGACCTCAGCCGTGAGATTGCCGCCGGCATGGGCTTGGAGTTGGAAGTGCAGAACGCCAGTTTCGACGGCCTCCAGAGCGGCACCGTCCTGGCCGCCAACCAGTGCGACGTGATCGCCGCGGCCATGACCATCACCCCGGAGCGCGAAGCAAACCTCGCATTCTCCGATCCGTACTACGACTCGCTGCAGTCACTGCTGGTTCCTGCCGACTCTCCGGCCAAGTCGCTGGAAGACATGTCCGGCAAGAGAATCGGCATTCAGCAGGGCACCACCGGCGAAACCTATGCCCGTGACAATGCACCTTCCGACACCGAGGTTATCGCCTACCAGACGGACGCAGATCTGTTCCAGGCGCTGCAGGCCGGCAACATTGACGGCGTCTTCCAGGACCTGCCGGTAAACCTCAAGCACGCGGATGACAAGAATTTCAGCCTCGCCGGAACTTATTCCACGGGTGAATCCTATGGTCTGGCGGCAAAGAAGGACGGCAGCGAAAAGCTGATCACTGAGATCAACGCCCAGCTCGCCGAGATGCACAGCAACGGCAAGTACCAGGAGATTTACGACAAATACTTCACCGAATAA
- a CDS encoding thiamine pyrophosphate-dependent enzyme, with product MTTTSGLPQASSISRVPAPSTAGATDAPATKSAGHVIVDSLAAHGVKRTYVVPGESFLDVLDGLAESSIETIVCRHEGGAAYMAEAAGKMQQLPGIAMVTRGPGAANAHVGLHTAWQDSTPMVLFVGLIPFEHRDREAFQEFDIKAWFDTGAKRVMVLDHAERASEIVAEAIFAAMSGRPGPVVVGLPEDIIRQEISAVLHPPIPVAPGGMTVTDWKALKAALKEADKPLFVTGGNDWTQEGADALTRWLEEHHLPAAAEWRCEGTVPFDSPSYVGPIGYGRPKPTYDLLEETDLLIFVGTVPGDVLTDGFVVRQDWAKKNFLVSIDPSLRGRSGPVSYQIVAKPDVFVRDLVLMDLPVKDEWKAWTSRMRGEQEAFAALPPAAPGAGQARMDTLMAHLVPTLPDDAVVTLGAGEHTNWAHRYFPTKRYASMLSARNGSMGYSVPSAVAASLTHPGRRVVTIAGDGEFLMNGQELATAAQYGATPLVIVMDNQEYGTIRTHQERHYPDRVSGTQLKNPEFALMAQAFGGFGVRVERDADVPGAVEAALRAIDEDKTFALIHLVVEQRVRAY from the coding sequence ATGACAACGACGTCAGGGCTGCCTCAGGCATCCTCCATTTCCCGCGTGCCAGCTCCCTCCACGGCGGGAGCAACCGATGCCCCGGCAACAAAGTCGGCGGGCCACGTGATTGTCGATTCGCTGGCCGCGCATGGGGTGAAGCGGACCTATGTGGTGCCCGGCGAGAGCTTCTTGGACGTGCTGGACGGCCTGGCCGAATCGTCGATTGAAACCATCGTGTGCCGGCACGAGGGCGGGGCCGCCTACATGGCGGAGGCCGCCGGCAAGATGCAGCAACTGCCGGGGATCGCCATGGTCACCCGCGGACCGGGCGCCGCCAATGCGCACGTTGGCCTGCACACGGCCTGGCAGGACTCCACCCCCATGGTGCTCTTTGTTGGGCTGATTCCGTTTGAGCACCGGGACCGTGAGGCGTTTCAGGAATTCGACATCAAGGCCTGGTTCGATACGGGAGCCAAGCGCGTGATGGTGCTGGACCACGCCGAGCGGGCGTCCGAAATCGTGGCCGAAGCGATCTTCGCCGCGATGAGCGGCCGCCCGGGCCCCGTCGTCGTCGGCCTGCCCGAGGACATTATCCGGCAGGAGATCAGCGCCGTCCTGCATCCGCCGATTCCCGTCGCCCCCGGCGGCATGACCGTGACGGACTGGAAGGCGCTGAAGGCGGCGCTGAAGGAAGCGGACAAGCCGCTGTTTGTGACCGGCGGCAATGACTGGACGCAGGAAGGGGCGGATGCCCTGACCCGGTGGCTGGAGGAACACCACCTGCCTGCCGCCGCGGAGTGGCGCTGCGAGGGCACGGTGCCCTTCGATTCGCCCTCCTATGTCGGGCCGATCGGCTACGGCCGGCCGAAGCCCACCTACGACCTGCTCGAAGAGACCGACCTGCTGATCTTCGTGGGCACCGTGCCCGGCGACGTGCTCACCGACGGTTTTGTGGTCCGGCAGGACTGGGCGAAGAAGAACTTCCTGGTCTCCATCGACCCCTCGCTGCGCGGCCGCTCCGGCCCGGTCTCCTACCAGATCGTGGCCAAGCCGGACGTCTTTGTCCGCGACCTGGTGCTGATGGACCTGCCGGTGAAGGACGAGTGGAAGGCCTGGACCTCCCGCATGCGCGGTGAACAGGAAGCGTTCGCCGCCCTGCCGCCGGCCGCCCCCGGCGCGGGGCAGGCGCGGATGGACACGCTGATGGCGCATCTGGTGCCAACATTGCCCGACGACGCCGTGGTCACCCTGGGTGCCGGCGAGCACACCAACTGGGCCCACCGGTACTTCCCGACGAAGCGGTACGCCTCCATGCTCAGTGCCCGCAACGGGTCGATGGGTTACTCCGTGCCGTCGGCGGTCGCTGCGTCCCTGACCCATCCGGGCCGGCGCGTGGTGACGATTGCCGGCGACGGCGAGTTCCTGATGAACGGCCAGGAGCTGGCCACCGCCGCGCAGTACGGGGCCACCCCGCTGGTGATCGTGATGGACAACCAGGAGTACGGCACCATCCGCACCCACCAGGAGCGGCACTATCCGGACCGGGTCTCCGGCACCCAGCTGAAGAACCCCGAGTTCGCGCTAATGGCGCAGGCCTTTGGCGGCTTCGGCGTCAGGGTGGAGCGCGACGCCGATGTTCCCGGCGCTGTCGAGGCGGCGCTCCGGGCCATTGATGAGGACAAGACCTTTGCGCTCATCCACCTGGTGGTGGAACAGCGGGTCCGGGCCTACTGA